Proteins from one Telopea speciosissima isolate NSW1024214 ecotype Mountain lineage chromosome 1, Tspe_v1, whole genome shotgun sequence genomic window:
- the LOC122670100 gene encoding dynamin-2A-like, with protein sequence MEAIEELVQLSESMLQAGALLADEDVDENTPSRRTSTFLNVVALGNVGAGKSAVLNSLIGHPVLPTGENGATRAPIGIDLQRDNSLSTKAIILQIDNKSQQVSASALRHSLQDRLSKGSSGKSRDEIYLKLRTSTAPPLKLIDLPGLDQRIMDDSLISEYVEHNDAILLVIVPAAQAPEISSSRALRLVKEYDSESTRTIGVISKIDQAATDQKVLAAVQALLLNQGPRNTSDIPWVALIGQSVSIASAQSGSVGSENSLETAWRAESESLKSILTGAPQNKLGRVALVDTLARQIRKRMKIRLPNLLSGLQGKSQIVEDELARLGEQMVHSAEGTRAIALELCREFEDKFLQHIATGEGGGWKVVASFEGNFPNRIKQLPLDRHFDMNNVKRIVLEADGYQPYLISPEKGLRSLIKGVLELAKEPSRSCVDEVHRVLVDIVSAAANATPGLGRYPPFKREVVAIASAALDVFKNEAKKMVVALVDMERAFVPPQHFIRLVQRRMERQRREEDQKNRPSKKGQEAEQAILNRATSPQTGAQQSGGSLKSMKDKPEKPEKDGQETSALKTAGPGGEITAGFLLKKSAKTNGWSRRWFVLNEKSGKLGYTKKQEERHFRGVITLEECNIEEASDDEESSSKSSKDKKSNGPDKSASLVFKITSKVPYKTVLKAHNAVLLKAENAADKVEWVNKIRNVIQPSRGLGKGDGLPIRQSLSDGSLDTMTRKPADPEEELRWMSQEVRGYVEAVLNSLAANVPKAVVLCQVEKAKEDMLNQLYSSISAQSTARIEELLLEDQNVKRRRERYQKQSSLLSKLTRQLSVHDNRAAAASSWSSGGGAESSPRADGSAGDDWRSAFDAAANGRVDRSSSFGNGHSRRYSDPAQNGDASSGSNSSSRRTPNRLPPPPPQSSSGYKY encoded by the exons ATGGAGGCGATAGAGGAGTTAGTTCAGCTGTCCGAATCGATGCTGCAGGCTGGTGCTTTGCTTGCCGATGAAGATGTCGACGAAAACACACCATCGAGGAGAACCTCTACTTTCCTCAATGTCGTCGCCCTTGGTAATGTT GGTGCTGGTAAATCCGCGGTTTTGAACAGTTTAATTGGACACCCTGTTCTG CCAACAGGTGAAAATGGTGCAACCCGGGCTCCCATCGGTATTGATCTGCAGAGGGATAATTCTTTGAGCACCAAAGCTATCATCTTGCAAATTGATAATAAATCTCAGCAAGTCTCTGCAA GTGCTCTTCGGCATTCTCTACAAGATAGGCTGAGCAAAGGTTCTTCTGGCAAGAGCCGTGATGAAATATACTTAAAGCTACGTACTAGCACAG CTCCGCCATTGAAATTGATCGATTTACCTGGATTGGATCAACGGATAATGGATGATTCACTG ATCAGTGAGTATGTGGAACACAATGATGcgattttgctagtcattgTACCAGCTGCACAGGCACCTGAAATTTCCTCATCTCGTGCACTCAGGCTGGTTAAAGAATATGATTCAGAAA GTACTAGAACCATTGGTGTTATCAGTAAAATAGATCAAGCTGCTACCGACCAGAAAGTCCTTGCTGCTGTTCAGGCCCTGTTATTAAATCAGGGACCCCGGAATACATCTGATATTCCATGGGTTGCTTTAATTGGCCAGTCCGTATCTATAGCTTCTGCACAGTCTGGATCTGTTGGCTCTGAGAACTCTTTAGAAACTGCTTGGAGAGCTGAGAGTGAGAGTCTCAAATCTATTCTTACTGGAGCCCCTCAAAATAAACTCGGCAGAGTAGCCTTAGTGGACACCCTTGCTCGCCAGATTCGTAAGCGTATGAAAATCAGGCTACCTAACCTGCTCTCTGG GCTTCAGGGTAAGTCTCAAATAGTTGAGGATGAGTTAGCTAGGCTTGGTGAGCAAATGGTTCATAGTGCCGAAGGGACAAGAGCTATTGCTTTGGAGCTTTGCCGTGAGTTTGAGGATAAATTTCTCCAGCATATTGCTACTGGTGAG GGTGGTGGCTGGAAAGTTGTTGCAAGCTTTGAGGGAAACTTCCCTAACAGGATCAAGCAGCTTCCCTTGGACAGACATTTTGACATGAACAACGTGAAAAGG ATTGTGCTAGAAGCTGATGGATATCAACCATATCTTATATCTCCGGAAAAAGGTTTACGATCTTTAATAAAGGGTGTCCTGGAGTTGGCAAAAGAACCGTCACGTTCCTGTGTTGATGAG GTCCACCGGGTGCTAGTAGATATAGTTTCTGCTGCAGCGAATGCTACACCAGGTCTTGGAAGATATCCCCCTTTCAAGCGAGAG gttGTGGCAATTGCAAGTGCTGCATTGGATGTGTTTAAGAATGAGGCAAAGAAAATGGTCGTTGCATTAGTTGATATGGAGCGTGCTTTTGTTCCTCCACAACACTTCATCCGTCTGGTGCAGAGGAG GATGGAAAGGCAGCGACGTGAGGAAGACCAGAAGAACCGACCATCAAAAAAAGGGCAAGAAGCTGAGCAAGCCATACTAAACAGG GCAACTAGTCCCCAAACAGGAGCTCAACAATCTGGAGGAAGCTTGAAATCAATGAAAGATAAGCCCGAAAAACCAGAGAAGGATGGACAAGAGACATCAGCGTTGAAGACTGCTGGGCCTGGTGGGGAGATAACAGCAG GGTTTTTATTGAAGAAAAGTGCAAAAACTAATGGCTGGAGCAGACGGTGGTTTGTTTTAAATGAGAAAAGTGGCAAG CTTGGATACACAAAAAAGCAAGAGGAGAGACATTTTCGTGGTGTCATTACGTTAGAG GAATGTAATATAGAAGAGGCTTCAGATGACGAAGAATCTTCATCAAAAAGTTCCAAGGATAAAAAGTCCAATGGACCAGATAAATCAGCTAGCCTTGTGTTCAAGATAACTAGCAAGGTTCCATATAAGACTGTTTTGAAAG CTCACAATGCTGTCTTATTAAAGGCTGAGAACGCCGCAGATAAGGTTGAGTGGGTGAACAAGATAAGAAATGTCATCCAGCCCTCCAGGGGTCTGGGGAAGGGGGATGGTCTACCCATTCGGCAAAGTCTTTCTGATGGTTCTCTT GATACAATGACTAGAAAACCGGCTGATCCGGAAGAAGAGCTCCGATGGATGTCTCAGGAAGTACGTGGTTATGTGGAAGCAGTTCTGAATAGTCTGGCTGCCAATGTTCCCAAA GCAGTAGTTCTTTGCCAAGTTgagaaagcaaaagaagacaTGCTTAATCAATTATACAGCTCTATCAG TGCACAAAGCACGGCAAGGATTGAGGAACTGCTCCTGGAGGACCAGAATGTGAAGCGTAGGAGGGAGCGCTATCAGAAACAGTCCTCTCTTCTTTCAAAACTCACACGTCAGCTTAGTGTCCATGACAATCGAGcagctgctgcctccagctgGTCCAGTGGTGGTGGAGCAG AGAGCAGCCCGAGAGCTGACGGTTCAGCAGGGGATGACTGGAGATCTGCATTTGATGCTGCGGCAAATGGAAGAGTTGACCGTTCCAGTTCATTCGGCAATGGTCACAGCCGGCGGTACAGTGACCCAGCCCAGAATGGTGATGCGAGCTCAGGCTCAAACTCCAGCAGCCGTCGTACTCCGAATCGGTTGCCGCCCCCACCACCACAGTCTAGTTCAGGATATAAATATTAA
- the LOC122644956 gene encoding uncharacterized protein LOC122644956 — MAMKRKQSEIIEVASVSQRDTAVKRKLRENNDPLVKLKLGGGDTSVGLVKKKLMKSDLNNLSRLILPGADVRKHVLPLLHPWEVHEVEGGDGGGAGLIVRVKDLDTGTQHRMSFKKWESSGSYKLGLRWISDFVRRRNLQKDDMIVMFWVDDDFDSTRRGFYFYVAKRSYPPPNPQLCKFAQKFLRLSLPTPDCSDWSSIDSWDENFTKNN, encoded by the coding sequence ATGGCAATGAAGAGAAAGCAATCAGAAATAATAGAAGTTGCTTCTGTTTCTCAGAGAGACACGGCAGTGAAAAGAAAGCTAAGAGAAAATAATGATCCATTAGTGAAGCTTAAGCTGGGGGGTGGAGATACATCGGTTGGACTTGTGAAGAAGAAACTGATGAAAAGTGACCTTAATAATCTCAGCAGATTGATATTGCCAGGGGCAGATGTAAGGAAGCATGTGTTGCCATTGCTTCATCCCTGGGAAGTCCATGAAGTGGAAGggggagatggaggaggagcAGGACTGATAGTGCGTGTGAAGGACTTGGACACAGGTACACAGCATCGGATGAGTTTTAAGAAATGGGAGAGCAGCGGTTCTTATAAGCTTGGGCTGCGTTGGATTTCAGATTTCGTAAGGAGAAGAAATCTTCAAAAAGACGACATGATCGTCATGTTCTGGGTCGACGACGATTTCGATTCCACCAGGAGGGGCTTCTATTTCTATGTTGCCAAAAGATCCTACCCTCCACCGAATCCTCAGCTCTGCAAATTCGCACAGAAATTCCTCCGTCTTAGCTTGCCTACGCCTGATTGTTCTGATTGGTCATCCATCGATTCATGGGATGAAAACTTCACAAAAAATAACTAG